One Nitrospirota bacterium genomic region harbors:
- a CDS encoding DUF393 domain-containing protein translates to MLAYRRIAMAQEPRERQRERVLIYDGECRLCVTAKEGLERMGADRDVRFVPYQSDEAAARLGADYKPGRPDVAFLVERDGRISRGLDAFLPLLPGLRSGKVWLALLKIPFVRPLALLVYRLVARYRYRLFGQV, encoded by the coding sequence GTGCTAGCGTACCGTCGGATCGCCATGGCGCAGGAGCCGAGAGAGCGACAGCGGGAGCGGGTCCTGATCTACGATGGGGAGTGCCGCCTCTGCGTGACCGCTAAGGAAGGGCTGGAGCGGATGGGGGCGGACCGGGACGTCCGCTTCGTGCCCTATCAGAGCGACGAGGCGGCGGCCCGGCTCGGCGCCGACTACAAGCCGGGCCGCCCGGACGTGGCCTTTCTGGTCGAGCGGGACGGGCGCATCAGCCGCGGACTCGACGCCTTCCTGCCTTTGCTGCCCGGGCTGAGGAGCGGGAAGGTCTGGCTCGCGCTGCTCAAGATTCCCTTCGTGCGTCCGCTCGCCCTGCTCGTCTATCGTCTCGTCGCCCGCTATCGGTATCGCTTGTTCGGCCAGGTGTAG